A region of Tolypothrix sp. NIES-4075 DNA encodes the following proteins:
- a CDS encoding AAA-like domain-containing protein, with product MKKILILSANPTNTNQLRLDEEVREIEAGMERSRSRDRFQIISKWAVRSNDLRRALLDHKPEIVHFSGHGAGSQGLALENNSGQMQLLKTETLAGLFELFDSIECVLLNACYSEAQAEAIYQHVDYVIGMNRAIGDRAAIEFAVGFYDALGADRSYEDAYKFGCLNIDLEGIPESSTPVLKSKNNRKITPQQQPNQDEVQNSLSNREAVRVPKPKPEEIIYKRASPLEQPDGQIPLDSAYYIDRPPIETDCYEAILKPGALIRVKAPRQMGKSSLMTRILDHASKQSYKTAFVNFQSVDGELLGDLDLFLQWFAASITDALSLPEKLEEHWKGVLGSKNKCTNYFGRYLLLSIDTPIALGLDEVDEVFKHEAIANDFFGLLRAWHERAKNDPVWKKLRLIIVHSQEVYIPLNINQSPFNVGLPIELPDLNQAQVQELTQRHGLNWTGEQVEQLMRLVGGHPYLTRVALYQIARDRMTLEKLQQIAPTEEGPYSDHLRRHLLNLQENAQLLAAFKRVLSVDCPVDVGTAEAFKLRSMGLVKFQGNEVMPLCDLYCEYFSDRLGIKN from the coding sequence GTGAAGAAAATTCTGATTTTGTCGGCAAATCCCACGAATACAAATCAGCTGCGTCTGGATGAGGAAGTACGAGAAATTGAGGCAGGGATGGAACGCTCCAGAAGCCGAGATCGATTTCAAATCATCAGCAAATGGGCAGTGCGTTCTAACGATTTGCGGCGTGCTTTGTTAGATCACAAACCTGAGATTGTCCACTTTAGCGGACATGGAGCGGGAAGTCAAGGTTTAGCTTTGGAGAATAACTCAGGACAAATGCAACTGCTGAAAACTGAAACACTGGCGGGGCTATTTGAGTTATTTGACAGTATAGAATGTGTCTTGTTAAATGCTTGCTATAGTGAGGCACAAGCGGAAGCGATTTACCAACACGTTGATTACGTGATTGGGATGAATCGAGCCATAGGCGATCGCGCTGCAATTGAATTTGCTGTGGGGTTTTATGATGCCCTTGGTGCTGATAGATCTTATGAAGATGCTTATAAATTTGGTTGTCTGAACATTGATTTAGAAGGCATTCCCGAATCTTCCACCCCAGTACTCAAAAGCAAAAACAATCGAAAAATTACTCCACAGCAACAGCCGAACCAAGATGAGGTGCAAAATTCACTCTCAAATCGGGAAGCTGTTCGAGTGCCAAAGCCTAAGCCAGAAGAGATTATATATAAGCGGGCATCTCCTTTAGAACAACCAGATGGGCAAATACCTTTAGATTCTGCTTATTATATTGATCGCCCGCCGATTGAAACGGACTGTTATGAAGCTATTCTTAAACCGGGTGCGCTGATTCGCGTCAAAGCACCCCGACAAATGGGCAAAAGTTCGTTAATGACGCGAATCCTCGACCACGCAAGCAAACAAAGCTATAAAACTGCTTTTGTGAACTTTCAGTCAGTGGATGGAGAATTGCTCGGCGATTTGGATCTATTTTTACAATGGTTTGCTGCGAGTATTACCGATGCGCTCTCATTACCAGAGAAGTTGGAGGAACATTGGAAAGGCGTTTTGGGTAGTAAGAATAAATGTACAAATTACTTTGGGAGGTATTTATTACTTTCTATTGACACCCCCATAGCTTTGGGTTTGGATGAAGTTGATGAGGTGTTCAAACATGAGGCGATCGCTAATGATTTTTTTGGGCTATTACGAGCTTGGCATGAACGGGCAAAAAACGATCCTGTCTGGAAAAAGCTCAGGTTAATAATTGTCCATTCTCAAGAAGTTTACATCCCGCTGAATATCAATCAGTCACCCTTTAATGTCGGATTGCCGATTGAATTGCCAGACTTGAATCAAGCACAGGTGCAAGAACTAACGCAACGACATGGACTTAATTGGACTGGAGAACAAGTTGAGCAATTGATGAGGCTTGTAGGTGGTCATCCTTACTTAACGCGGGTAGCTTTGTATCAAATTGCACGGGACAGGATGACGTTGGAAAAACTTCAGCAAATTGCCCCGACGGAGGAAGGACCCTACAGCGACCATTTGCGCCGCCATTTGTTGAATTTGCAGGAAAATGCTCAATTACTGGCTGCATTCAAGCGAGTGCTGTCGGTAGATTGTCCTGTAGATGTGGGGACAGCAGAAGCTTTTAAACTTCGCAGTATGGGGTTAGTGAAGTTTCAGGGGAACGAGGTGATGCCTTTGTGTGATTTGTATTGTGAATATTTTAGCGATCGCTTGGGAATTAAAAATTAA